Genomic segment of Malus domestica chromosome 15, GDT2T_hap1:
CCGTTGGATGGATGCCACGTCTGCGGTTCTGTGAGTAATATGGACGGTTCAGATTTGGTGACGGGGTCAGGTCTGCCGAGATATGGGACTTGGTGAAACTCAGACTTCCGTGTGAGAGGATGACAGCTCTCACCAAATAACTGTGACCATCTTTGTGCGTTGACCAGTCATTGCTTTATATTAAATTATAGATTTGGAAACTAGGAAGGTTTTCTCTGGAAAGAATAGTTAATAATTGGAGCAAGTGAATAAAAGTGAAGGAACGGTTGCGTCCCAAAAAAGGACAAAAGGTAAAAAGGAAGGAGTAGGACCCATATTACCAAGGAAATTTCCTGAGAAATAATGAAGTAATAGTAGTAGGCCAAGTGTGAATTAGGAATTTGGTCAAACCTGGACTGTAGCAGTAGTAGGCCAATTGTGGATTCGTAAAAGCCTAATTGTAAATTAGTGGGACACTtactaaaatttatttttcGATATTTGAGGTATTCCATCCATACCTTGAAAGGTATGATTAATTTTCAATGACGTTCAGAAAGGCTAAAGCATTTTAGTTTATCTCTAGCTATAATCAAATGATACAGTCATTTCAAAACtttcaactagagaaacaaTTGTGTTTTTGCCAACTTTATGTCTCAAATCCAAGACTAGAAAGCAAACCAGACTCGAAATTTTACTGCATTTCCACTAAACCACTTACCatagtttctttttatttattaggGTTTACTACTGTTTTTCTGTTGTTCAGAATTAGTTCTTTACAAATACAACTTTGTaactcaataagagaatgaggtTTGAATTTCCGATGGTATAGCCGTCTTGGCAATTTGATTTGTTAACAACCATAAATAATTCTAAAATAAACGAACAAGTAGACGAACTGACAATAAAGAACTGTTTTCTTCACCAACTCCTACAGCTTACATCAAGTACTATCCACTTGTTTATCTAAGGAGTTACTCAATTTATTCTATTATAATCCTAGATACCAACCGaagccttcacctttgcttttcatgaaaaacacttccaTATCTCGGTGCTAATATACATTACAATATTCCTCTTTCCATCTCTTTCTCCACATGCGTGGTAAGGTTAGgtgaggaaagagagagagagagagtaaaaccCATCTAGGGTGGAAAAAATTCTTGAAAAttccgaaccaaaccgaaaaaatcctgatccaaaaccaaaaattttttaaattgaaatttttgaaatttttgggatGCTATCCCGAACCGATCTCGAAATTTCGATACGGGATTTGGGATTGGCTTCTCGATATTTCGgaaatcccataccgaaccgaaaatatataatattaattattatatatatttatacatatatgttatatatatatgtattattcttttataattgatgATAGTAGTTTCTAATTCATGCTCCGCAACTTGGAATGCCCTACACCTTGCAAATTTTGCATGTTCTGTTTGatattcatttggattttattattgCTGCTACCATGACTGATGATTTCAGAAGGCTTGATTCTTTTGTCTCTCAACAGATTGCAAAAatggtttaattaatttgaattttgacttTGATAAAAACAGTCAGGCATGCCTAGATTAAATGGTAGTCAGGGGCGGATCTATATAGGGACCGGGGTGGTCCCGGGACCCTCCGAAGATAGGGAGAAACGCTTGTGAAGTACCATGGAGGACCACCCTAAACTTTAGATGGAGCTCTATGAAGGACTGGATGGGATAAATcattgtgaaaaataaaaattaggtaTAAGATCCACAACTAAACTGGGTTTTCTTTGCCGGAGTTTGAATATGTAGTTGCAGAACTGGCTGGGTAAAGTGAATGAAGAAGACCGATTGTGTTTGCACTACTGTCTTGTATGGAAACGGTactgtttttgctttttttttgtttttgttttttttcccttcttatCTCTTTTTCCAGTTGGACCCAATATCTTgtttctaaatattttttttatcccaTTTTGCCGTTTGGCCCTTTTTTATATCCCTGCAATATATTGAAAGCTAAACATAATTGTAACCTTTTAAATTAATAGCCTTCACCTCATAATTATTAATATCTCATAAGAAAGAAAACCTTTTAATTTACTAGTattcttaaaaaagaaaaaaaaactttcaattTACTAGTTCTCAAGAAAATTGACACTAAATATTGTGGTAAGGCTTTTAATCTTTAAGGGCGTGTTTGTTACACCTCTTTAGGAGGGATTGGCTTGGACTACCTTAAGTAGGACTATAATCCTACGTTTGGTAGGTTGTGGGACTAAAATAAATGGGACTCGCCTCGACTACTAGTCCATGCGTGTTTCGCTAAACCTTTCAGCCTAATCCCGTGTTTTAGCTTGGTATTACTATTAGCAAGGACTAGAAGAAGGAAACCAGGCCAACATCTATCCCCACTTTCACTTGCTAAACCCCCAGTCCATCCACGCTCCACTTTCTTCTGCGGAGCCGTCACCATAGCCAGGTCGTCGGCGGTGCCCCACCTTCATCTTTTGTGTGACCAAGATTCGGTGCCGTCGAGGGAGGACGACGACGAGGTCGAAGAAGAAGAGATCGTCGACGACCAAGATTCGGTGTCGTCGAAGCTACTGAAAGGAATAGCGCTGCAGTCGCATACTCTAGAGCATTCTTGGACCTTTTGAAGTTCTGGTTTAATTTTGAGTTCTGGAGTTCTGGGAtaattttgtttggttggtAGGAAAACTTACATGGATTTTGTGTTGCAGTGTGGAGTTCTGGGTTTAATTTTGATGTTAATTTAtttcatttccttttgtttttggggttTAATTTTGAGTTCTGGGTTAATTTTGTTAGGGCCTCAAAGTCTCTTTCTTAAAGGAATATACAGTGTGTGGTCTTTGTCATCACCGACATGCTTTGCTCATCTCAATTTTCTAGTGTTTTACGCTGCCCATATACAACGCGGCGTTGCATTTCTTTCTTAATTTCCTGTTCtcctataaacaaaaaattgggTCAATATTTTAGTCCGACACTTAATCTGGCactgcaccaaacacttcaTTATTTTTATCCTGTTTAGTCTAAGccaagccagtccagcttaatccctaaagctagtccagtccaagatagtccggtgcaacaaacgcaccctaaaagaCAAAGCAGGGATGCCCATGTACACACAAAGTGCTCAATGAAGTGTTCAtttaaaaaatagagaaaaaaatattACCCGCTACACACTATTTCCGTTTACAAAATCTTTAAATCTTTTATACTAGGACCACCTGAGGTTGAAATCCTGCATCCGCCACTGATGGTAGTGTGAATGAAATGACATTCCTAATTCACGAATGTGttcttgaattatatatttgaacaagaattcataatttcatatttcaatttgggattcccgatttgtcccgaaatcctgAAAATATTTCGGGATTTCCGAAATTTGGGATTctcgaaaatttggtttgggattggtcttcaaattcccgtcacaaaaaattttggtttgggattcggGATACTAGTTTTGGTAtggtatcccataccgaaccaccccacCATCAATGGCCACTGTTCAATCCGTGCGAATACTGGCAATAACCAAAGACAACCCGTCGTGTTGATCGACATTGCCAGAATTTTATCATTACCAGAAAGCCAGAATATTTATAGTGTTTGTGGTACTGCACTACAGAgcataatatatacatattcacaaagcaaagaataatAATCAAACTTGTTACTTAAAGGCACAACGTGGCTGCTTTAATTTGCCCATATGCTCTTTgagtttttgttatttttttagaCTATATGTTGCTTCAATTCCCTAAAAAAATTCCCTAGCATTGCCGGGGTTCCTTAGTGACAAGGGACTAGATTTCTCTTTATTACAATCAATAGTCTACATTAAGGAGAATGAGGACGTTAACCACCAGAGCAATCCATCACTTGTAGAACGATATTTCATTTCACTAGCAAAGATAAGGAAAGAATATATGTGGGCTCATTCCGTTAGTCCGAAAATTTTACACATAATTGTCAGCAACTAGCTAGCTAGCAACttattggaaacaaaagatggAGTTGGCAAATTAGAATATATAGTTTTCATTAGATCACAATCCTAAGTAagcaaataaaattaagaaGTCCTCTGAACATGATCCTAGCAAGTGGAAATTAATTAGATATGTATACTATATTTAATTCAGTTTCAAACTTCTGCCTTGATTGTGGACAttgataataaataaaataacatatgCTCGGAATTATATTCTTTGCAATTGATTAGTTTAAACAAGGAGACTTTGCTCCAACTAGACCAAACTCTAtggtttgtttatttgttttaatataattttgatTAACCAACTCCATCGTTTGTTTCTAAGAACTTTCAAAGTGACTGACTATTTCCAAGTGATTATTTTTTCATATTAGTAAGTGAGATGTTGAAAGCATAAGTTTTTGTGATTCGTTAATTTCTTAGACAAGTAAAATGTGTCTGTAATAGATTTAGTGCTAGATTTTAGATATGTTCTAGTATTTAGGTTCGTGATTTGAAGGCTTGCACGTCAACGGCAATAAAAAGTAATCTGATTCCGTGAATGACTTAAGGTAAACTTCACATGCATCATTTTTGGAAAATATAATTTAAGTGTTAACATTTTATTAGGATAGTGAGATCAAATAAAATCAATTCCTGATATAAATCAGTTTAGTTTACGGTTAAAGTATAATATAGATTTACTCAATTGTAGGCCGGTTAATTTGATTCTCACGTCCATTAAATAATGTTATATAGTTTTCCATCAGGTTTTCTATCTTTGCCAACCATAATTTTGTgcgagaaaaaaaattaaggtaAGGAATTTGTATGCTAGGGTAGAGGAGTGAAATCCAAGTAAAATGCTTTTTTCTAGCTCTCATATCATCATTCATAATTTGTTCTAGCTCGCAGGCGAACCTTCGTGCGAAAACAAGAGGACACTGCGATATTTGAGTTTGTAAGTTGTGTCTTGTATGAGTCTTTGGGTTTGTTGTTTGCTCTTAGTGGATTATTTTCTGCCAGGGTACCCTGACTTTCTCCAGTATGTGTGGGGTTTTACCACATTAAAGAAATCCTCGTGTGTTCGTcgtattttattttctattcaTTTACTGTTGCGCCACAAGTGTTTCAATCTTGCAAGTTTGGGTGTTTTTATTTGGGGCTGTTTATCTGTTTTGAGTTCCTCGATCCGTTTGCATTTACAAATCTAgatttagtgatatttctcttaatTTAATTCATATGCATATGACGATGGCTTCTGAAAATCATGTTGAGTTTTATATCTATATATGATTGCTATTGTGTGGTTTAGTATTAATATCTTCtccctttaaaaataaaaaggggcAAGTTAATTGAAAAAGGGGACAAAAAATAGGCAATTGGCTGCACTTATTTGTATTAACCAAAGTAAAGGAACGTACATACAGATAGAGCCAGGTTTATTACGAATCGGTAAAGGTGAATACAAAAGCAAAATCATAactataaattaaataaaataaatacagcCTCATGGTATGTACTGCAAATGTATGGAACATATTCCAAGggaattataaaaatcaacatATGAGCTAGCTGGTGACTAATGATCAATAGAAGAAAGCTGCCACGGCAATGAGCAAGAAGGTGTAGCCGCCACCAATCCTGGACGGGGCTGAGCTGAATGGAGGAGAAGCAGCGCCTGGTCCACTAGCGTAGGGAGTACTATGCGAGGAAGGTGCTATGGAACCGGATGGTGAGTGGGACGATGGTGGTTGGGCTGTGCTCCCGGATGTCACGTTAATGGCTAGCTTTTGGCCTAATAAGCAGCGCCGATCGTAGGTGGATATGAAGAAATGCTCACCGGTGGTGTTGAGAAGGATACTCACTGGACTATTTTTGTAAACGGCGATAGTGCTGTTGGTGGTGCAGTTTTCGTAAGCTGACTTGGTCACCGTAGCCACATCGTCTTGTGTCCcattgacaaagttgaaaactaCAAAAGCAAGAAAGTAAAACATTGTCAAGGAATTAATAATTTATACGTAAGCAACAGAATTTGATTAGCGTTTAATTAGTCTAGTTATGAAACAGTCGTCGATAAATTTACGTTATCATCAACATCGATATAGTTACCTAGAGTGTCTCCGACAATGAAAGTCTTGCCGTAGGCCCAAGCTTCATAAGCATATTCACCGCCTGGTAGGACAAGCCAACCCAATTTATCACCAACGACGTAAGTCACTGGTCCTGATCTGGGTGCAGGGCTTGGAGCAGGTGATACATGTTCCGCAGTCACGTTAATGGCCAGCTTTTGTCCCAACTCGCAGTGCTTGTCCTTGGTGCCAATGAAATAGTACTCTCCAGTGGTGTCCAAAGTGAAGTTGGCCGGACTGGTTGTTATAAGTTTGATGGGGTCTGTCGAGTTGCACTTGTTGAAAGCTTCCCTTGTGACCCTCGCTACATCCTGGTCACCGTCGGTAAAGTTGAACACTGAAAAATGAACAACATAAATTCATCAAACACAGGTCTACTTGGAAATGCTTTCgtaaaaaatatttatactcAGAAGCGAGTGCTTCTATTAGAAGCATATCAAACTTTCTGAAGCAAATacaaatgttttttattttttatttttgacaaaGCACTTCAAATACTTTTTGAAGAAATTATTGCTGTgtttcgttaaaaaaaaaaatttcaaaagcttTTCTTAACCCATAAACATTTTAAACTTTATCTGCCAACCGTTCTTAGAATAGTCTATTGTGATACGAAATCGTTTAATCTAAAAGCACTTCAAaacattttagctaaaaattgCTAAAAATAGTGAAACTTGAGTATATATGTTACATACCAAGAAGGTCACCAACGGCGAAATGCTGCGTAGCTGCCCAGGTTTCATAAGTGTAGTTACCGCCGGGAGGAACCAGCCACCCGAGAAGTTCTCCAACGACATGGGTTTTCTGTGCTGCAGTGGAGTGAAGCAGACCAACCACTGCTATGGCTAGAATGGCTATTGTGAGTTCTCTTCCCATATTGTCTCTTCGTATTTTGTAACtgcttttttctttgttttgctctcTTGTTTTTATGTACTAGCGTCTGTTTATGTGAAAAATGAGATTTGGGTTGTGATCTTTTTATAGAGGTTAGAAGGAAGAAGTTATACGGAAGCTTCGGTGATACTTTGACAAATGATATAGCAAAATTGCTTCCCCAATTTTCTGCTCGACCAACTTCTTCAAGGATGTCTAGAACCTAAGGACCAATTTACAATTGACGTGGACCCAGTTTGAATAATTAAATGCTAACGTGCTTGAATGCCCTTAATTACATCTTTTAGTTAGATTATGTGCTACTTGtcttgaaagaaatgaaaaaaaagaaacaaatcaatagcatattccatttgtatttgttaattttgcATAAATAAATACAGATGGGATGGTAAGATAAAACACTAATTAGCTTGTTAATTTGTAAATGAAATCTTATTATTCATGATTTCTCTTTTATAGATTTCTTTGTGCAAAGATCAAAACCCTAGTGTGtaatttccttttaattttttattatgcaGCCAAGATTATCGAGCTTGAAATGATCCACGATCTTCAGTGTAGTTAACGCGTTTTTGACCATCTCTAGTTATCTTCTAAAAGACCTTTTTATTTGCCCTGCATATAATTTGATATAGTTTTAAAACCCAGCTAGGATAAAGAGGTCAGAGTTCTAAACTTTTGATTATCTAGTTCTTGCCTGGAGATTGCTCTACCTCGATTCTGTGTGACCAAATTTCCAAGAATAGCATCATCTTTGCCACGACAATATGGAGATTATCTTACCTTTAATGACAACAGAAGTTTTATGCCGCCATTAactttatattatatttattcaAGGGGTGATTTGTTTAAGTCACAAAATATTTTTAGCACTAGAATTGAATCAATCAACATTTGTGCTCTTCACAAGTGTCAATAAAAGAGAAATACTAAAAAGGGTACGTAGTGATCTTGGTTGGAGAGGAAAGTTGGTTTTATTGGCCTTAGTTgaagaaataattaaatttattgaCGTATTCTAAAGAATCAAATAACACGTATacgaaaatataaaattatttattgatctaaactaattttttttgttgaagaatTACTAGTCCATTATTACTGCATGATGATCGCCATTCCAACAAACATGCGTACACTATCTCAGTTACATCTATGATGGAAATAATTCTTACTGCATGATGATCGCCATTCCAACAAACATGCGTACACTATCTCGGTTACATCTACGATGGAAATAATTCTTTTATTCCtgcattaaaataataatatcacCAATATATTGATTAAAATAAATCATAAGAAATTCAAAGTTTGCTATCTcatagtgtgtgtatatatgggATGTCTGTGTGTGTTGGTTAGGTGGAGGGGGAGGGGGTTTCTTAATTTCAATGTTGTAATTCCTAGCAGATACGCAAAGACAAACTTGAGTAGGTCAAGGTCGAATCAGAAAACAGGAATCATTATTAACCGAAAATTAAGATATCTAATTGCAAATGGGTCGTAATCAAATACTTTGTCAGCTTATAAGAAAATTATATACAACATGCAGACCAATGATGTGGAGTCTAGAGTTAGTGGACAAATCAACCTTTGGTTGTTGGGCTTTCCTATTTCAGTTCCATTCATTATTTATTATGCGGATTAATATTAGACGAATGTGACAAGAGTTGAAATTCTGTATCGGGGTATTAAATTAAGGACAACTTTGTATTTGTTTTAAAAGGTTCGGTTACTTATcatattatttataattaattttatggtgaAATATCAATTCCTTTCATAGTATTAGAGTCACGTTGACAATGTGTTGAGCCTAACGGCCAACATGCTCTTGTCACATTCAATATGTGTTGTCCACGATTTAAAAGTGCAAATCTCCCACCAGAGAATTCAAGCACCTTGCGCATCCTTATAAGAAGTTGAACTACATTCTATATTGTCGATTAGTTTTACAGTAAAACATCAACTTAATGTGCTATTTAAATGTGTCTCTCTCAGCCACACTTCTAGAAAATGAATAGAAGAAACATCAGACCAATGTATCAATTAAAACTTTTTATACCAAGTTTTGATTTTAAGGGCACTAAACGTGGAAATAATTCagcaatttttttcttaattagaACGTGAGAAGACGACTTCTAGAAGcgcatatatattatgaatcttGCTTTGTTTGGCCGGTCATCATTGTCATATTGTATTTCGTGAGCGGTGATGAACAGGGCATCAATTTGTTATGCTTCAGAACCTTCCTCCCAAAACCCCGTCTTTAATTTAATGATTTGCCAGAGTTTTCCAACTAGGCGGCTTCTAGGGCTCAAACAATATGTATATGAAACTAGCCTTgtttaagggctggtttgatatGCTGTGCTTTGAGAAAAAATCACttctgttgtgctgtgagaataaactcatttttgctacttcacgttttcagcttttttttcacccaaaattgtgaaaataagctgttgttaagtgtttaccaaacacttttttgagctcagctttttttttatacctactttttataaaagcaccttagtaccaaaccagtactaagTGGTTCTGTAATATTGAATTCATTTGATTCCTCAGCACCAAACCAGTACTAAGTGGATCTGTAATATTGAATCCATTTGATTCCCCGGCCTCTAGGCATAACAATTTTTCTATTCTGTTAAATTAATATCTCTGTTATATCTAAATTAAGTAAGttttttttctctgttttttctaatttatttttaagtaaTTCGTTAATTAATTTGCATCAGCTTGAATCTTAAATTTCTTAGCTTAATTATGAGCTTAACACAACTCCGGTAAATTAAAGACTATATCCGGTACCATGATCCTTTTAAAGTACAAATGTTTTCTTCTGAGCCTTTACTTGTGAGGTGTCAAATAATGCACCCATGATGATGCTACAACAAGTTTAATAATTCTGATCACCAATTAGTcaatggacaaggattgtctgtcctcccacttccggtgcccttctgtgctctcctgttttgtgtggtcacggttcaaccacgttaacattttatattgtttttttatagagataataagataaaaataaatagtaatataaaatgttgacgtgacttaaccatgaTCACACAAATAAGAGGGCACGGGAGGGCAGACACTCCTTGTCCTTAGTCCATAACCTTTGAGCCTCGCACTgtagcaaaacaaagaaaacgaaaaagaaaaagaaagaatcgGAGCAGAAGAGGATCGGTAGAATACTAAGTACTGACTGCTCGAGCTGAAGATCGGTAGCGCGCTACCAAATGTAGCAGCCTAAGATGGGTGGAACGCTGCCAATCAGCCGAGATCTCGCCTTCCCATGACAccaaattattttctttctattcTACAAATTGTATGTTCTGTACAAAATATCTTATAATTCTATTTCAAACACTAAAAAAATAACgatataaaacttaaaattaaataattaaatctaAACAGTGATGTAAAACAAATGTCTGATCAGATTGAAGAGCTGTTAGAGAAGCGTAAAGCCGTCAGCAAGATCCAAAGATTGCAGATTTGGGCTCTAGCGTCGGAATCAAGCCTATAATATATTGTTTCGTCACTACAAATCTGTTAGTGTTATGTAATAAGTAGACTTCACACCCTTGCCACATAATGTGTGACACACTTTTGTGCCCTAAAATTTGTTGTCTAGTTTGTTGATGAATTCTTTTTGTTATCGTAAAAACTGCAAATGCAAGAGAGGAAGAAATTGAACTAGAAATCTTTGAGCCAAATTTTAGTCGTGGATGCGtttcataaattaaaatttattatccATGTGAAAAACGATCAAGAGTGGGTACATAAACATAATCATAACTTTTTTAGGGTTTCTCAATCATAGCCGATATGAGCAAGACctcaggccatctccaaccgatggttgGCCAAAGGggttcgttttagccctctggctcTCCAAgatcctccaagatattaatattttaatgaacagtacatgattatatttgcctccgtctccaaccgagggccaaagggccagagggctcgttttagccctgtcacaaaaaaactatctccaaccgagggccaaagggccatagggccaaacataatttattatttaaaaactataacttaaatgttgtttaactttcatgttgttaaatgttttttttatgttgtataatatttatgttgttttatgttacttagtttaatttaatttaatgttgtataatggcttaggaagttataggaaaaaaatagaataaaaaaaatacgaaacaaattttgtgaaatagaagttataggaaaaaaataaaatttaaaataaaatgaaacaaattttgttaaatagaagttataggaaaaaatggaatttaaaaaaaaatatatgaaacaaattttgtaaaataaaagttatagaaaaaaaaaattttaaaaaaaatgaaaaatagaagttataggaaaaattttgtaaataaaaaataataataaaactgttaaaaaaaatcaaagtattcaaccgacaggaatacatgcatattatttagtataaatgtattattatcggttataaccgacaggaaatccgacacatttaaaaaaaatctggcCAGCCCAGGGCTGACTGGTTGGCTGGAAGtggccagccctttggccctccagCCCTTTTCGATTCCGTGGGGCCTCCTCAGATTCCACAGCCCTctagcctagccctcggttggagacggttttcagactattttcggccctctgaccATTTggaccattcggttggagatggcctcacGGATGGTTACTGAAATCATGTTCTTTTGCCTTGCATGACTTTCATAGACACAAATTTGTTGGGGATGGTCGCATGAGCTTGAACAGAAGCAGTTGGACTTGGACTTGGGGGAGTGGTTGAAGACGGAGCGAAGTAAATAGCTACCTTTTGCCCTCTGGGCAGTGCCCGGCCAAGGTGCTCGTGAAATAAAACGTGTCGCTCCCGGTAAATTTAAGCATTGATGGTTCATTGAAATAAAACAAGGGATTCGAGGTGTTACACGTATCAAAATCTTCCTTAGTTATTATAGCCAAGTCATCTTCTCTTGCAGTGAAGTTAAATACTGCATGTACAAACAACAATATAATTAGCctaattctatgttgttttatCTAGAGAAGTTAATATTGCCtaatcttttaatttatttatatataaaaaaaatataattatgtgaTCGTTGTAAAGATGTATTAGTTGTTTCAGATGATGACAAATGCACGTAGATTAAGGTGCCTAAGTTGGCTAAGTTTGTTATTGACAGTTAGCTTACTTAGTGACTAAGGAAAACCTTGTCTATATATATCTATGTACTAATGtaaaatgatgatgatgaatatacaagatacaattctctctctctttaaaacTGTTATTCTCTTTCAAAtgtctctctatctctatcaAGAACTTGTATGGAAAACAAACGTCTCTCTGCAATCTGACATGGTATCTTCACCGGTGCTAGAGGTCTTCCGATCCTACGCTGCTTCTTGCTTCTACCTTCTTGATCTGTATGTTTTGGTGTGATCTTTTACTCTCATCTCTTTCCTCATTGAATTGCGACTTCTCTTTTCTGCTAAGTTTGCCTATAAAGCTTATGCAACATTGTGCTCACCAACTGTCCGATCAATTGTGTGACTAAAAGTTTTTGAATCGATATCAGTTTTCTTCTTTCGAATTTGTCTTTGAGTTGAATTCTTTAAGTAATTCTGCCCAATTTTCTTTCTGAAACCCTAATTCTATGATTCTTTCACGAATTATTGAATCTTTGCATACTTTTCTCTGCAAACATGGTGACTGTAGCACAATTACAAATTGTACAGTCTCTTATTACAAATCTTATTCCGAATGTCTCTAATTCTGTTATTGTGAAGCTTGATGATACAAATTATCTTGTGTGGAACTATCAAATTCATTTGCTTCTTAAAAGCCATGGTATGTTCGACTTTGTTGATGGCACTCGAACATGTCCTACAAGATTTAAAGATGATTTCGATGTTGAAGGTGTTGAAACTGAGGATTTTCAGatttggaaaatgcatgattGTGCTATAATGCAGCTACTCATTGCTACACTGTCTCCAACATCCATGTCTTGTATCATTGGTTGTCTCAATTCTCATGATATGTGGAC
This window contains:
- the LOC103400403 gene encoding blue copper protein-like; translated protein: MGRELTIAILAIAVVGLLHSTAAQKTHVVGELLGWLVPPGGNYTYETWAATQHFAVGDLLVFNFTDGDQDVARVTREAFNKCNSTDPIKLITTSPANFTLDTTGEYYFIGTKDKHCELGQKLAINVTAEHVSPAPSPAPRSGPVTYVVGDKLGWLVLPGGEYAYEAWAYGKTFIVGDTLVFNFVNGTQDDVATVTKSAYENCTTNSTIAVYKNSPVSILLNTTGEHFFISTYDRRCLLGQKLAINVTSGSTAQPPSSHSPSGSIAPSSHSTPYASGPGAASPPFSSAPSRIGGGYTFLLIAVAAFFY